The Desulfitobacterium chlororespirans DSM 11544 genome includes a region encoding these proteins:
- the lonB gene encoding ATP-dependent protease LonB: MAGLTGIVMMVQLVFAVIIGLYFWGLLKSQQGNKVSIERESKKELEKLEKMRKIALTTPLAEKTRPTHFEEIVGQLEGIKALRAALCGPNPQHVLIYGPPGVGKTAAARLVLEEARKNPMSPFKEDAKFIEIDGATARFDERGIADPLIGSVHDPIYQGAGAMGMAGIPQPKAGAVTKAHGGVLFIDEIGELHPIQINKLLKVLEDRKVILESAYYSSEDTNIPVHIHDIFQNGLPADFRMVGATTRSPEEIPPAIRSRCMEVFFRSLLPEEIAQIARGAAAKMETPITPSALNVAKQYATNGREAVNIVQLAAGVAQTEKKLEINAATVEWVVTSGQYAPRPERKVPLVAEVGLVNGLAVYGPNMGMLIELEVTAHPVAIGTGELLVTGIVEEEEQGSSFRKTRRKSMAKSSVENVLTVIRRQLGIHPHNYDIHVNFPGGVPIDGPSAGIAIAIAVISAIRKERVDNYLAMTGELSIRGGVKPVGGIAAKIEAAHQAGCRRVFIPKENWQERFKSFAEGFEVIPVETLNEVLASALLGEQSSEKTEKHPALDEILSRLELNPKTPSGTVNLPDQGHSC, translated from the coding sequence ATGGCTGGATTAACCGGAATCGTGATGATGGTGCAGCTGGTCTTTGCAGTGATCATCGGTTTATATTTTTGGGGATTGCTCAAATCCCAACAAGGGAACAAGGTCTCCATTGAACGGGAGTCCAAGAAGGAGCTGGAGAAGCTGGAGAAGATGCGCAAGATTGCTCTGACCACTCCTTTGGCGGAAAAGACCCGGCCCACTCATTTTGAAGAGATTGTGGGCCAGCTCGAGGGAATTAAGGCTCTTCGGGCCGCTCTCTGCGGACCGAATCCCCAGCATGTCCTGATCTATGGGCCTCCGGGTGTGGGCAAGACGGCAGCAGCCCGTCTGGTTCTTGAGGAAGCAAGGAAAAACCCGATGTCGCCTTTTAAGGAAGACGCCAAGTTTATCGAAATCGATGGAGCTACCGCCCGTTTTGATGAGCGGGGAATCGCTGATCCCTTGATTGGTTCGGTTCATGACCCCATTTATCAAGGGGCAGGTGCGATGGGCATGGCGGGAATTCCCCAGCCCAAAGCCGGAGCTGTGACCAAGGCTCACGGCGGTGTGCTTTTTATCGATGAAATCGGGGAGCTGCATCCGATTCAAATCAACAAACTGCTTAAGGTGCTGGAGGATCGGAAGGTCATTTTGGAAAGTGCTTATTACAGCTCAGAGGATACGAATATCCCGGTCCATATTCATGATATTTTTCAAAACGGACTGCCGGCTGATTTCCGCATGGTGGGAGCGACGACACGGAGTCCTGAGGAGATTCCTCCTGCCATACGTTCCCGGTGTATGGAGGTGTTCTTTCGTTCTTTGCTGCCTGAAGAGATTGCTCAGATTGCCCGGGGGGCAGCGGCAAAAATGGAAACACCGATTACTCCCAGCGCTTTGAATGTGGCGAAGCAGTATGCCACCAATGGGCGGGAGGCGGTGAACATCGTTCAATTGGCAGCGGGTGTGGCTCAGACGGAAAAGAAATTGGAGATTAATGCCGCTACGGTGGAGTGGGTCGTGACTTCCGGACAATATGCACCCAGGCCGGAACGCAAAGTCCCCTTGGTGGCGGAAGTTGGCTTGGTCAACGGTCTGGCCGTTTATGGTCCCAATATGGGAATGCTGATCGAGCTGGAGGTTACAGCCCATCCCGTTGCTATTGGCACCGGAGAGCTTCTGGTTACGGGAATCGTTGAAGAAGAGGAACAAGGGAGCAGCTTCAGGAAGACACGTCGTAAAAGCATGGCCAAAAGCTCTGTGGAAAATGTGCTCACCGTCATCCGGCGGCAATTAGGCATACATCCCCATAACTATGATATCCATGTCAATTTCCCGGGAGGAGTGCCTATCGACGGACCTTCCGCAGGGATCGCCATTGCCATAGCCGTGATATCCGCTATCCGTAAAGAAAGGGTGGATAATTATTTGGCCATGACCGGTGAGTTATCCATTCGGGGCGGTGTAAAGCCGGTAGGCGGAATCGCGGCCAAGATTGAAGCGGCTCATCAGGCGGGATGCCGCAGAGTATTTATTCCCAAGGAAAATTGGCAGGAGCGTTTCAAGAGCTTTGCCGAAGGATTTGAAGTCATTCCTGTGGAGACCCTAAATGAAGTGCTGGCCAGTGCTCTTTTAGGTGAGCAAAGCAGCGAAAAAACCGAGAAGCACCCTGCACTCGATGAGATTTTGTCCCGTCTGGAGCTTAATCCCAAAACTCCTTCCGGTACAGTTAATTTGCCTGACCAAGGGCACTCATGCTAG